The following coding sequences are from one Rutidosis leptorrhynchoides isolate AG116_Rl617_1_P2 chromosome 11, CSIRO_AGI_Rlap_v1, whole genome shotgun sequence window:
- the LOC139874225 gene encoding nascent polypeptide-associated complex subunit alpha-like protein 1, translated as MTAQTQEELLAAHLEQQKIDHEEPLVEDDDDEDDDDEDDDANDDEIEGLGDASGRSKQSRSEKKSRKAVLKLGMKPVPGVSRVTVKKSKNILFVISKPDVFKSPASDTYVIFGEAKIEDLSSQLQSQAAEQFKAPNLSNVGSETEPTVTGQDDEDEDETGVEPKDIELVMTQAGVSRGKAVKALKAADGDIVSAIMELTN; from the exons ATGACTGCTCAAACTCAAGAAGAACTCTTGGCCGCTCATCTCGAACAACAAAAAATCGAT CATGAGGAGCCAttggttgaagatgatgatgatgaagatgacgatGACGAAGATGATGATGCCAATGATGATGAGATTGAAG GACTTGGAGATGCAAGTGGGAGGTCTAAGCAAAGTAGAAGTGAAAAGAAGAGTCGAAAGGCTGTGTTAAAACTCGGGATGAAGCCAGTTCCCGGTGTTAGCCGTGTTACTGTTAAGAAGAGCAAAAAT ATTTTGTTTGTGATTTCAAAGCCTGATGTATTTAAGAGTCCTGCTTCAGATACCTATGTTATTTTCGGAGAGGCTAAGATAGAAGATTTAAGTTCACAACTGCAAAGTCAAGCAGCAGAACAGTTCAAAGCACCTAATCTGAGTAACGTGGGATCTGAAACTGAGCCAACAGTTACAGGTcaggatgatgaagatgaagatgagacTGGGGTGGAGCCCAAGGACATCGAGCTCGTTATGACACAAGCTGGTGTATCCAGAGGAAAGGCAGTCAAGGCTCTTAAAGCTGCTGATGGGGATATTGTATCTGCTATTATGGAACTCACCAACTAG
- the LOC139876605 gene encoding stomatal closure-related actin-binding protein 3-like isoform X1 — MTKVSPEVGDETHIQAVLSVSADVSFISNKFPKYKLGPDNQILDEATMHIKGPPLKEVVAQETEQLSDQHKRLSVRDLASKFDKNLSAAAKLSNETKLRDVASLEGHVLLKKLRDALEYLRGRVAGMNKDDVEKAISMVEALAVKLTQNEGELIQEKFEVKRFANFLKQATEDAKKLVNQERSFACAEIESAKAVVRRIGEALDEQEKVSLTSGKQEMEEMVEEIQQARRIRFLHHPCKVMDMEHELRALRLQIQEKSAFSVKLQQELTLKKWAVENKLSLYSLEGSGSLGSILRLQPCSEDAMELSKCSIQWYRLSSECSRRELISGASKSVYAPEPYDVGRILQVDVISNGQKSTVTTTCHVQPVVMIAFATAVGLETYVETLTRKSNSEFSVVISQMNGRNYSSHSAHLLRVGKMRMKLSKGWITKARDAYSSTSMQLCGFRGGGNLAAKSLFWQSRKGQSFVLVFESERERNAAIVLARRHALDCNVVLAGPDDQASLYLL, encoded by the exons ATGACAAAGGTAAGCCCTGAAGTGGGAGATGAGACGCATATACAAGCTGTTTTGTCTGTATCAGCAGATGTGAGTTTCATATCAAACAAGTTCCCCAAATACAAATTAGGTCCTGATAATCAGATTCTGGATGAAGCAACCATGCATATTAAGGGCCCGCCATTGAAAGAGGTGGTGGCACAAGAAACAGAGCAGCTATCTGATCAGCACAAACGCCTCTCTGTACGTGACCTGGccagtaagtttgacaagaatttgTCTGCTGCAGCTAAGTTGTCCAATGAG aCCAAACTTAGAGATGTGGCTTCTTTAGAGGGTCATGTACTTTTGAAGAAACTTAGAGATGCTTTGGAGTACTTAAGAGGACGCGTAGCTGGTATGAACAAAGATGATGTTGAAAAGGCAATCTCAATG GTGGAAGCATTGGCAGTAAAGTTGACTCAAAATGAAGGGGAGTTAATACAGGAAAAGTTTGAAGTGAAGAGATTTGCAAACTTCCTAAAACAG GCTACGGAAGATGCAAAAAAGTTGGTAAACCAAGAAAGGTCTTTTGCTTGTGCAGAAATTGAGAGTGCGAAAGCGGTGGTACGAAGAATTGGGGAGGCTCTTGATGAGCAAGAAAAGGTATCACTTACCTCTGGAAAGCAG GAAATGGAGGAGATGGTAGAGGAAATCCAACAGGCTAGAAGAATCAGGTTTTTGCATCATCCCTGTAAG GTGATGGACATGGAACACGAGCTTCGAGCCTTAAGATTACAGATCCAAGAGAAGTCTGCATTTTCAGTAAAGCTTCAACAAGAG CTAACGCTGAAGAAATGGGCTGTGGAGAACAAGTTAAGCTTATACTCGTTAGAAGGTTCTGGAAGTTTAGGCTCAATTTTACGACTTCAACCGTGCTCGGAAGACGCCATGGAGCTCTCAAAATGTTCAATTCAGTGGTATCGATTATCATCAGAATGTAGCAGAAGGGAGCTTATTTCAG GTGCTAGCAAATCAGTTTATGCTCCGGAGCCATACGATGTTGGGCGGATTTTGCAAGTTGATGTTATCTCAAATGGCCAAAAATCTACTGTCACAACGACTTGCCATGTACAACCTG TTGTCATGATTGCTTTTGCAACAGCTGTTGGATTGGAGACGTACGTGGAGACACTTACTCGGAAAAGCAATTCTGAATTCTCT GTTGTGATCTCCCAAATGAATGGACGGAATTACTCGTCACACTCTGCCCATTTGTTACGCGTGGGGAAAATGAGAATGAAGCTCTCTAAAGGATGGATTACCAAGGCCCGGGATGCATATTCTTCTACATCAATGCAG CTATGTGGATTTAGAGGAGGCGGGAATTTGGCAGCTAAATCATTGTTTTGGCAATCTAGAAAAGGGCAATCTTTTGTATTGGTGTTTGAATCAGAACGAGAAAGAAATGCAGCCATCGTTCTAGCCCGAAGACATGCACTTGATTGCAAT GTGGTGTTGGCTGGACCAGATGATCAAGCATCACTTTATCTTCTCTGA
- the LOC139874223 gene encoding G2/mitotic-specific cyclin S13-7-like — translation MGSRHYLQEQDRGEAVGVMKQKNMAVDPAAGKIKSRRALGDIGNLVTLRPLDGKPLPAVTRPVTRSFCAQLVANAQKEAAENKKKPLTMNADNNKMVQPKKKATAKPKPPPVPQNVEVIEISPDTVEVAKPESSNLRNKKPNSSLTSILTARSKAACGLNYKPKPKNIVDIDADDVDNELAAVEYAEDIYKFYKLVENESNVHDYMHSQPEINDKMRAILIDWLILVHKKFELTNETLYLTINIVDRFLAAETVARRELQCVGMSAMLIASKYEEIWAPEVNDFVQICDQAYEHRHVLVMEKRILGRLEWNLTVPTPYVFLTRFIKAAGVIHDITMEHMVYFYAELGMMNYETIRFCPSMVAAGAVYAARATLNKTRVWHETLEMHTGFKDVQVIECAKMMVMFHLLAKGDEKRKVIYKKYSSGTLGAVAMYNPAKCLLTAGI, via the exons ATGGGTTCAAGACATTATCTTCAAGAACAAGACAGAG GTGAAGCAGTAGGGGTTATGAAGCAGAAGAACATGGCGGTGGATCCAGCGGCCGGAAAAATCAAGAGCCGCCGTGCACTTGGTGATATCGGAAACCTAGTCACTCTCCGGCCACTAGATGGCAAACCACTTCCGGCAGTCACTCGTCCTGTTACAAGAAGTTTCTGTGCACAATTAGTAGCCAATGCCCAAAAAGAAGCAGCTGAAAACAAAAAG AAACCATTGACAATGAATGCTGATAACAACAAAATGGTACAACCCAAAAAGAAGGCAACAGCCAAGCCCAAACCACCACCTGTTCCACAAAATGTGGAAGTAATCGAGATCAGCCCGGATACAGTAGAAGTGGCGAAACCCGAATCGTCAAATTTACGAAACAAGAAACCTAATTCCTCGCTCACATCGATACTTACAGCCCGAAGCAAGGCTGCCTGTGGCCTTAATTACAAACCGAAACCAAAAAATATCGTTGacattgatgctgatgatgtcgataATGAACTCGCTGCAGTTGAATATGCTGAAGACATTTACAAATTCTACAAACTCGTAGAG AATGAGAGTAACGTTCATGACTACATGCACTCACAGCCCGAAATCAATGACAAAATGAGGGCGATTTTGATTGACTGGTTGATCCTAGTACACAAGAAGTTTGAGCTAACTAATGAAACATTGTACCTTACAATTAACATTGTTGATCGTTTTTTGGCTGCTGAAACGGTTGCTAGAAGAGAACTACAATGTGTTGGCATGAGTGCAATGCTTATTGCCTCAAAATATGAAGAAATTTGGGCTCCTGAAGTCAATGATTTCGTTCAAATATGTGATCAAGCTTATGAACATCGACATGTTTTAGTGATGGAGAAACGGATCTTGGGTCGACTTGAATGGAATTTAACTGTCCCAACACCTTATGTTTTCCTTACCCGTTTCATCAAAGCTGCCGGAGTTATACACGATATCACA ATGGAACATATGGTGTACTTTTATGCTGAATTGGGAATGATGAATTACGAGACAATAAGATTTTGTCCATCAATGGTAGCTGCTGGTGCTGTATACGCAGCACGTGCAACATTAAACAAGACACGCGTGTGGCATGAGACGTTGGAAATGCACACGGGGTTTAAGGATGTGCAAGTGATTGAGTGTGCTAAAATGATGGTTATGTTTCACTTGTTGGCCAAAGGTGATGAAAAAAGGAAAGTGATTTACAAGAAGTATTCGAGTGGGACCCTTGGGGCAGTCGCTATGTACAACCCGGCTAAATGTTTGTTGACTGCCGGAATTTGA
- the LOC139876605 gene encoding stomatal closure-related actin-binding protein 3-like isoform X2 has product MTKVSPEVGDETHIQAVLSVSADVSFISNKFPKYKLGPDNQILDEATMHIKGPPLKEVVAQETEQLSDQHKRLSVRDLASKFDKNLSAAAKLSNETKLRDVASLEGHVLLKKLRDALEYLRGRVAGMNKDDVEKAISMVEALAVKLTQNEGELIQEKFEVKRFANFLKQATEDAKKLVNQERSFACAEIESAKAVVRRIGEALDEQEKVSLTSGKQEMEEMVEEIQQARRIRFLHHPCKVMDMEHELRALRLQIQEKSAFSVKLQQELTLKKWAVENKLSLYSLEGSGSLGSILRLQPCSEDAMELSKCSIQWYRLSSECSRRELISGASKSVYAPEPYDVGRILQVDVISNGQKSTVTTTCHVQPAVGLETYVETLTRKSNSEFSVVISQMNGRNYSSHSAHLLRVGKMRMKLSKGWITKARDAYSSTSMQLCGFRGGGNLAAKSLFWQSRKGQSFVLVFESERERNAAIVLARRHALDCNVVLAGPDDQASLYLL; this is encoded by the exons ATGACAAAGGTAAGCCCTGAAGTGGGAGATGAGACGCATATACAAGCTGTTTTGTCTGTATCAGCAGATGTGAGTTTCATATCAAACAAGTTCCCCAAATACAAATTAGGTCCTGATAATCAGATTCTGGATGAAGCAACCATGCATATTAAGGGCCCGCCATTGAAAGAGGTGGTGGCACAAGAAACAGAGCAGCTATCTGATCAGCACAAACGCCTCTCTGTACGTGACCTGGccagtaagtttgacaagaatttgTCTGCTGCAGCTAAGTTGTCCAATGAG aCCAAACTTAGAGATGTGGCTTCTTTAGAGGGTCATGTACTTTTGAAGAAACTTAGAGATGCTTTGGAGTACTTAAGAGGACGCGTAGCTGGTATGAACAAAGATGATGTTGAAAAGGCAATCTCAATG GTGGAAGCATTGGCAGTAAAGTTGACTCAAAATGAAGGGGAGTTAATACAGGAAAAGTTTGAAGTGAAGAGATTTGCAAACTTCCTAAAACAG GCTACGGAAGATGCAAAAAAGTTGGTAAACCAAGAAAGGTCTTTTGCTTGTGCAGAAATTGAGAGTGCGAAAGCGGTGGTACGAAGAATTGGGGAGGCTCTTGATGAGCAAGAAAAGGTATCACTTACCTCTGGAAAGCAG GAAATGGAGGAGATGGTAGAGGAAATCCAACAGGCTAGAAGAATCAGGTTTTTGCATCATCCCTGTAAG GTGATGGACATGGAACACGAGCTTCGAGCCTTAAGATTACAGATCCAAGAGAAGTCTGCATTTTCAGTAAAGCTTCAACAAGAG CTAACGCTGAAGAAATGGGCTGTGGAGAACAAGTTAAGCTTATACTCGTTAGAAGGTTCTGGAAGTTTAGGCTCAATTTTACGACTTCAACCGTGCTCGGAAGACGCCATGGAGCTCTCAAAATGTTCAATTCAGTGGTATCGATTATCATCAGAATGTAGCAGAAGGGAGCTTATTTCAG GTGCTAGCAAATCAGTTTATGCTCCGGAGCCATACGATGTTGGGCGGATTTTGCAAGTTGATGTTATCTCAAATGGCCAAAAATCTACTGTCACAACGACTTGCCATGTACAACCTG CTGTTGGATTGGAGACGTACGTGGAGACACTTACTCGGAAAAGCAATTCTGAATTCTCT GTTGTGATCTCCCAAATGAATGGACGGAATTACTCGTCACACTCTGCCCATTTGTTACGCGTGGGGAAAATGAGAATGAAGCTCTCTAAAGGATGGATTACCAAGGCCCGGGATGCATATTCTTCTACATCAATGCAG CTATGTGGATTTAGAGGAGGCGGGAATTTGGCAGCTAAATCATTGTTTTGGCAATCTAGAAAAGGGCAATCTTTTGTATTGGTGTTTGAATCAGAACGAGAAAGAAATGCAGCCATCGTTCTAGCCCGAAGACATGCACTTGATTGCAAT GTGGTGTTGGCTGGACCAGATGATCAAGCATCACTTTATCTTCTCTGA